The Pagrus major chromosome 24, Pma_NU_1.0 region ggtggagttacaggcgaggTTGCCACGCCAGTGACCGCTGTTTaagactgtgtttcatcatttgtaagagtgaaaccactggatactttGGCTATGAATAAAGAATAATTTTGATGAGAAGTAGGGACAACGCCACATCACTGTTTTCGAGTCAACAAAACCGGGTGTTCTTAACGAAACCTCTGGGCATCTTCAGCCTCATCTCCACGGGTTGAGACAGAAACACGTTGCTCTTATGGCCAGTCCATTACCATGGCTGGATCACCAATGGGGCAAAGTCTAAATCATTCTGTGCTGATTTACATTTAGATACAACATTTAATGCATTTATAAAGTTTCCATTTTTTCTGTGATAAGAAAACAACTTTTGTGtcaaaatataatatttctaattttttaGGTTTTGGATCCAAACTTCGGGTCATGTATTGACACCATTATTACTATGAAACCGTTCTGACCATACCCAGCCCTACAGGTCATAAAAATGGTATAGCTACTGTGTCTACATGCGATCATGATTTACACCCACATATCACAAAAAGTGCTGAGATTTATCTCTCGGCTGGGAGTCAAAGGGAAGAACAACTTCTTAAACTGGTGCATGTTGCATAaaactttactgcttttttagTGCAATGTAGTAAATGAACTATAGTGTAAATCATAGAGCATGTCtgatctgctgtgtttttgatttattataTCTTAATGTCATATTAACTGTGAAATCTCTGTATTGCTCTTGTAAATCAACGAGACCACAGTCGATGATTAGCAGCCTGTCAAAGTATTTATGTTGTTGCTGTGAGACTGTGTTCCAGTTTCATAGCAGAATACTAGTTATAACTTTATTCAGAGTCTGTAGTCTGCTTTCATTGAAAAGCATACAACTCTGTGGCCAGTAAAGGCTGCCAATCTTGTCGGTGGACTCATTGATTTTGAAATGCTACATTATGTATAGCAGCTTTAACTAACAGCTCGGTCCACTGTAAGATACTGCAGGGCGAGATTAAAATGGTTGCTAGCTGTTATGGAGAATTCATCATGAAGCTGGTGAAGCTGCACTTGTCATTAGTTACCACTGCTCTATGGATTCTTGATCATCCTGAGTTTGGGGGACTTGGTTCATGCAGGCTGATTGGCTGTCCGGGCTCAGTGCCTCTCAATGATTGGTTGTTTATGATGATGCTTCCTCAGCCTGGGTCCTGAATGAGGAGAGACAAGACAGTTGTTGGTAAGCTTGATTAGCTTGATTAGCTATCAGTTTATCTTCTAAAAAATAATGTGCTCCTTATAAAAGGTGGAGAAGAAATTCTGAAAGCAAGACAGCCAAAGCAGAGGGCAAAGGTTCAATCCCATTTACAATGTTTACCCCTATCTATCACCTATTTTTCAAgtgcccccttgcccctcagagtTACAAagggtagtggttgaaatctgcCCCTATGAAAACCTTTCATGACCCTCATACATTATCATTCGACCTCTGCTCAGAGTGAAGTAACGCAGGGCGGGGAATGTAATCAAACACCATATGTTGAGTAGCATGAGTTGTCCAACAGTAACAACTCCAACAAAGCTAACACAAGTGTGAGGGAGATGTCAATCAAGCACAATAtacccacacagtcctgagaaGAGGTCTAATCACTTATGATAAGTGATAAGACCCATGTGGGTGGAACATGACTGTGTATGAGCTTTAATGacgacaagaaaaaaagaagaaaattcaGCCGTATTCTAGTGTTTGCTTCAGTGATCTATACCTGCTCATCAGTTTCACAGTTACAGttagaggaagagggagaagcACCCAGCCTTTCACAGGACTGTCACATACAGACTTCAGTTTACAACATGTACATATATAAGTGATGCACAGCACTACTTAATGCAGGATGTTGACGATACCAAGCAATTTTCTCCTGCAGTTTGAGATAGATAAGgacaaataaaaatcataaaaactaAAACGCCATTTTTAGATTTAACAACTTCATCCTATGAGTGTTACAGCCAATCACATTTGACTGAGAATGAACACATCATTGTGTGTCCAGAGattcattttgatttcattttgataGATTATCTTCAGGCATCAGTTTagatattttgtttattaaaagtgTCATTTGGAAGTTGACTCAAAGAATATAGggcaactgctgctctttggtAGTAGTTGGTAGTATCATTGCCTATAGTTAGCTACCGTAAGCACAGGTACCTCTGGAGCTAACTGCCCTATTAGCTAACTGCTCTGCCTGGACCACTACTTCAGACCGCAAGGGGCAGTCACCACAGGCAAAAGGGGCACAACACAACCGGAACGGACACAGCCTCTAAAATCAGGAATCAGCGGTGAGTGGAAACGGCATGTAGAACCAGAGTTTCTTCACGTCTTACTCTGTAAATtgaagatttattttgaccagaggtgattgtggaaaaacaaacaagactgGTTTGGTTTATTTCGTTAATGTCCAGTTTGAATGgagtgtgttttacgatgatgTAGCGAAGCGActaagctcgtcttagttctgtagaaaagagaaacttgaattcagaaggtgtttGGTTGTATGTGGCATCacccagctgaaactacggggctatcagactattgCCTCTTGCAGTACAAAGTCGTGATAAAAGACAGGACGGGCTGGGGCTTGctagttagcacgctaactttagtaaacatctctgtaacacaatacataaacgTCTTTGACACGtcaacactgctgtttttacttactttaaaatgtaaagtttgattCATGCACCCTGGTCTCTTTTGTCTTGTTgagaactttttaaaaacaaatctttaatTTCTCTCATTCCTTACTGTGCTTCAGGGTGCTTTTGTGTTCGGGAGTCTGGAAGGTCCGGCTGGTTGCAGGACCTTCCCCCTCTGCTGTGATGGCCTGGACCTCCAGCCTGTACAGACTGGCGGGTTGCAGGCCTGACACCACCAGAACATTACCATCCTGAAAGAGAGGAGGTAGGACAAACAGTGAGAAGGCAGAAGACAAAGTTTAAAATGCTCAAGGTGTGTGAAATTGAGGGGGAGATGCAGACTAAAGGTTTTAAAAGTGTTTGTCAGCTCAGTGGACCCTGAGATCTGCCTGCAGGAAAACTATAAATCCGACTCAGATATGCATTAAAAGTCAGAAATGCTGCACAGAGGAAAGCTGCACCAAGAAGACAATAACAGAGAAAATGATATATTTTGACTGCTAGTCCTATAGAATTTTGTGTatcattttcactttattaTAGCCCTTTCATTCTTTAGCATTTAGGCTTTTCTATTTCaacaaagtttttatttttaacctaTCGTTTCGGCCTGTTACACAAAGATTTGTGAACTATTCACATATGAAACATTCAGACCAGCCAGTtacctggagaaaaaaaatccagataaACTGTAGATTTGTAAAAATTCTTTTAACTGTACAATTAATTTGAAATTGATGATACAGTATTTTGTAGTTGAATTTATGTtatgtattattcatttttgttgatatttgtaAAACCAGAAGATGGCATGATGTTCTATAAATTGCGATGGTGTCTTGTAATCCCATGTGGGATGGGACAGATATTGGCATGAAACAGAAATGGGGGAAAAATTAACTAACTCActtaaataatgacattttgtaACATAATTCCCATTTCAGTTTTCTTGCAAAACAGTGCTTACAATATTTCTATTAAAAATCAAAGCATATGCCACCCTCACATCACAGGGCCGTAGGTCACGACTccaaagacaaaagacagaaaacacaccaaaaGTTAAGACTCCAAAaattatttgaataatttattttattttatttggtttggtttttgtCAATTTAATAATTCAACTTACCAATTCTACAGTACTTAGTAGTGAAGCAATGGCCCTGTCTTTAATTTATGTACATCTGATGTTGTACCATCAGTGGGTACACTGAGCCTACAGCCAAACATTAACCAAACTCAAGATTTACAGTTTATAACAACACTGACCGGGGGGAGGATCTGGGACTGGGAGATGAGGCTGTGAGgcagcttgttgttgttgtggcggCTGGTGGGGATGACCTCCGCCCAGGTCACCTGATAACCAGTCAACTGCCGGTGGCGCAGGACCGTGGACAAATCCCAGCTAAAGATGGCTGTCAAGTTGCCACCCCGGACCTCAAAGGATGCTGTCAGGTTGACTGCCTTCACCAGGACCTTCTGAGGGGACACTGCTGAAGAAAAGCACAGCCAGGGGTTAAATGAAGACAGGTGGTAGTATGGTAAACAAGTTCTTATTGCATGTTCATGATATACATGGGGAAGAATGACGACCACTTTCCAAAAGCATTCCCTACTTTATCATCTACATTATTCTGAATGGGACCATCATTTGCAAAATGAACATCACGCTGTACTGAAGAAAACTTGAAGACCATAAACTCAGTATTAAATGCTTAAATAGGGTTATAAATCAAGTGAAAAGTAGCATCATTtcaatacatacaatacatacagccttctttttttaaccagtggagttgccccctgctggctattagaaagaatgcaggtttaaggcattTGCGCAATGGATTCACTTTTCAGATCCAGAAGCGccattcatattttatataggCGATGAACAAATGCAGCATCAGTATTTGCTCCAGCATTTGCACCAGTACAATTACAAGTACAAGTGTTTGAGAGATCCATCAAATCAAGATCTgccaaatgttttctttataaGCAccttataattaaattgtgggacatttaattatttattttatattgtagaACACAAcctgtaaatatcttaagcctgtggcaACCACAGACCTTacttcaggcatttaaccaaaaaacaaCTACAGAACACCACTGATTTTGAGACAAGGAAACTGGGTGTGGATGCTAAATGATTTTAAGAACTACAGATTACACCACTCTATAGGAGGAACTATAAAAACCCAGGTTACTCTGACTTTGGAATCATACATTTACACAGTGTTAAATATTTACCCCCATTTCAGATGAGTGGAAATAAAGCTTAAATCTGTATCGTGTTACATACTTTTAATAGTTTGTTAACAAGTGACACCAGAACCAAACAAAGCTACTGACATTTCTGTATGGCATCTACTCTGTTCGTTTTACTAAGTGGGAAATAATGGTAGTGAGAAATCCCAGAATTACAACTAGAAGACTGTTTTCCCCCCTAATTTAAAGTCTTGCAGTCGGTACTTTATAATATGACTTTGACTTTAAACCACCTTGGGGAAGCTGGGTTTTGCAAGCAGTAAAATCAAGAGAACAAGTGAATGAAACAGAAGTTGCAAGCtacaaaaagtgtaaaaatgctTCATACTGACACCATCAGGCTTTCAGAAGACCCAGGAAAAGTCTAGAAAGTGACCAAGTGAGCAGAAatccataaataaaataatccatcGCTTTGACATGATCATGCAGTTTCAAGACTTATTGTTTCTGTGGTCTCACCTTTTTCTCCAGGACAGGTGATGGGTTTTGGACTCTTGGCCTGGATGGCAGCACAGGAGGGAGTAAAGAACATGGCACTTTCTGCCAGAGGATGACTCTTCTTGCTGACTGGCTGCAGAAGGACTTTATACTTACAGGAGAATAGCAAGCCCTGCAGGCTGACAAAGCTCTCCTAgatcagacaaagacaggaaattatcattacattacatttagtcCGTGCATGATGGCTGATTATCAAAATGCTGGATCCAAGATTATTGTAAGTGACTTTATATAGCAAACAATATAAACAGTAAGTATGTTCGCCCATCAAATGTCCAGAACAAAAAGTTGAAACCAAGCATAAGTGATATTGGCGAGGAGAGATGTCAGCACAGAGCCCAAAgtatactaaaagacaacacccaccccagccacaatgctcatgttcatgttcaccctgctgctatctggcaacagatacagaagtatctgctgccatacaaccagactacagagcagcttcacccctcaggctgtgagactcctcaattcatcgtgaacactccaccatgaaaaGTTTATCTTTCTaactttattaattaataaattgataaattaattaGTGTGTACAGTTTGCAAGTACACTTGAGTGGTATCACATGcttaaaactatttaaaattaACAGAATTTTCCAATGACACTGTTGTGTTAACAGGTTACCTGTGTGCTGGTCTTCTCCATGGGTCTGGTCTGGTTGTGACTACAATGCTCTGGTCCCCACTGGATTCTGTAGAATTCAACTGAAGGATCTATACAAACAACAAGAGCATACAACACTGTCATGTAACAGCAGCTCTACAACAATGAATGGATTGCCACAGTCTGTTTACCCTGCTGAtttctgacaaaagatacagaagtgtcTGCTACTGTaccaccacagagcagcttcactccccaggctgtgagactcctgaactcataATACTGTCCAACTCTCTGAAGTTATATTTAATCCGAGTGCAGATCCCAGGTTGAAGTTAGGGCAAATGTGTGATGACACAAGATATTTAAGTATATCCATTTGACGCAATGATGAAAAAACAATCTTAAGAGTCTGTCGCACAGCGGTCAACAATGCAGCAAAATCCAGATTCTCTATACTCTttataaaacagatttaaagtgtgtgtcagaggaagACCAATTGTATGCATCATTAATCTTAATGGCAGACACTCACATAAGctcatgtaaatactgtacGTGTACACTGGTACATACCCGTGCTGGTCTGCCAGTAAACATGAACCTGGAGTTGTCCGTCCTGGTAGAACGGTGTCCCCACATCCAGAATGTCACCTGTAGGGGCTCTTGGAGCAGCACTGGTTGCTtcaaaacaagataaaatatataataaaatatcattttaaatacCCCCATTTACAACTAAAAAGAATGGACCAAGTAAGGATTTATAAAAAATGGATATTCAAAATGATATTCTTTAAGAAAAATACAAGAAAGGAACTGGAGCTCATGGAAGTTAAGGTTGTGTCTGGGTGGAGTGAAGTTCTGACACATGGAGGATCAGAGATTTAACATCCTAGTAGGAGGAAgtcttttaaatattcagttcCCAATGGTACTTGGAAAAAAACTTGAATTAAAGTGTAAAAGATCAtacaaatgcatttaaaaaaaaaccagagGAAACATTCAGTGGGAGGGCTAAACACTTCAACATGCTGTTTTGAAGTATAAAGCCTTTGAGCAGAAGACACGTTCTTCTCTTGCAAATCCTAACAAAAGTATAAGGCTAAATTCAGAATGTCATAATCTCTTTCAGGGATTCACATATAAAGACTTACAGCGCTGTGTGGTGAAGTGGAGGATGGCTCGGGGTCCTTTGAGCTGATTTTGTCCCCAGTAGGACACAGCCTGGACCTCCACACTGTAGCTCCTGTTAGACCGCATGCTGTCCAGCTCCACCTGGttctgaacacagacacacataaacacatacacactttaaCTTATGTCTCCATAGAACAGCACACCAACATCAGAGGTCCAGCCTCCTTTATGGGTATCTCAAGTTGATGAAGCCTTCTTACAACCAACCtgtgccaaaaataaaaacaggtagTCTGCACCTATAACCCAGTTCTGAGATGGTATTCaagagctgtttttattggcaaACACTGATTTGGACTCTTCATTGACCACAACAACATCTGGTGTATTGGTAGGAAGATAGAAATATCTGTGCTACAAAGATGGAACATTACACATGAATGCTTGTGCATTCTCACTAAGGgtagaaaatgttttgatatgTTCTTAGTTATGAGGTCCACATCCTGTCGTGATGCGTACGGTCCTCTGTAAGCAGAACAGCCATTCAAGATGCGTGACGAAGTTTAGTGACCTCTTCTGTGGTGTGATGCCAACAGTGAGGGAcccgagacacacacacacacacaaagagacaaacaatggaatagaatagaaaatgaAAGTCAAGCTATCCATTTtaaaatcatcaaaaatatcattCTTGAAATCTTCATTGCTcgcattttatttttcttgcagCATTTTCCACAAGCCCTGAAAATAGCAGCCAGTCAAAGAACACTAAAGGCCATGTGCCAGTTTGTATTCTCAACTAGTCCATCCTACCTGCCACCATTCCTTGATGTCAGATCTCAGAGACTGAACATGCTACCGTGCGTCTACAACAGGCATCAAGATGAATTATGTTGACCTATGAAGATCTTTCCCACCTCAGTCATGCATGCAAGGGTTATTTTTAACAATCGCCTCAaggtctgagtctgagtctgattATAGTCTTATTTAACAATGGGATCTGATTTCAttgtttacaaaaaataattttattttacaaataccacatttttattatttctttcagttgagTTTCTTAGAGTACACCAAGTACTACAGGACCCATGAGCCTCAGAGGTCGTTGTTGCATTCAGGAACAAAATCTAACTCTGTTGCtaaattctcaaaaaaaaaaaaaatctgaaattgaAAAATTTAAACTGAATGGATTTAATCAAATTGAATTATATAGCAATTTCTATTACCCTAcctttcacttttaaaaatgcagtagaTTTCGTACATTTTGACCTCaggttgttgttattgtgtgtaCTGATGGTTCAGCAGGGACAGTTTAAAGCTCTCCTAACTATTGGAAGTGTTCAAACAGcttcaacaaactgaccttcaaGGACAACatcatttcatactgttttactttgtttatatgtggcggaccctgccaccttttaagcttcaaacagtgttctgggaccttattgtcctctgagaacagcttgtttattcagttatggaaaaagtaaatatttctgagtttgtattattacctcattaatattgtaaatgttaaaattctgacattgaacttcttctccaaaactacatagtgccccttaaTGAGGCTGAAAATGCTccttttatttcagtaaaagagagaaacttgaattcagaaggtgtacagttgtatttttctgtttaattgtGTAAGAATATCTCCTTTCTTGACCTTTTGTGAATTTAATGAAGGCTGGCATTAACAAGTATCCTTACAACATTTTCAGAGTGCTGTAGTATCTGTCAGTCCTCACCTCTCTgactgtcttcctcctcttggtCAGAGATGAAGCAGAGGCCTGTCCGACTGCAGTCCAGCTCCAGCTGACCTTGTAGTGGTGGACGGGAACATCCAGGTCAGCAGGCGTGCTCCACTGAAGCCTGGCAGACACCACCCTGCCAGGGCCAAAGCTCATGTTGGCCACTCTCAGCTCAGTGGGAGCTGGAGGATTGGAGGGGTCTGAGGGTGAAGGGATGTTGTTAATACCGTTTGCGGTCACAGAGTAATATTACATACTAATGCTGACATAATAATAGTAGATGATTTTGTATTTGGTTATTCAACAAAACCCTCCACTCATAGACAAGTTTTCTTTACTCGGTTTATCTAGCTTTCAATAACTGGAGGCATCatcaaattaaagcaaaacttaacatttttccattagtaaaaataaatgcagttaCACATGACACAgcaatatgcaatatgcaaCTGAAAGTTGACTTTATCAACAACATAAAAGctgaaatga contains the following coding sequences:
- the anos1a gene encoding anosmin-1a, giving the protein MDCFDSEQTFLSVIDFSYPPLLDARKKMLATSSGVMTSLSLWIIFLSSSGVCARRQHGDTDDDDETWSETVSRARCASRCLSLHSVAALSTPQQNNGSLGWCHNHKQCAKCLEPCKDSWEMKRKSNCREMCERVFPKKHWECVTSCEFLQSVLEVKQGICPPPDRASGFAAACVESCDNDRECSAQKKCCSNGCGHTCQSPKDLYRGAPLKPRKELGFEELSSGQLEVRWSSRFNISAEPVVYILQRRWNFGIQPSEDSATSWQVVAQTTEQGARLSDIRPGRWYQFRVAAVNTHGTRGFTTPSRHIHSSRDPSNPPAPTELRVANMSFGPGRVVSARLQWSTPADLDVPVHHYKVSWSWTAVGQASASSLTKRRKTVRENQVELDSMRSNRSYSVEVQAVSYWGQNQLKGPRAILHFTTQRSTSAAPRAPTGDILDVGTPFYQDGQLQVHVYWQTSTDPSVEFYRIQWGPEHCSHNQTRPMEKTSTQESFVSLQGLLFSCKYKVLLQPVSKKSHPLAESAMFFTPSCAAIQAKSPKPITCPGEKVSPQKVLVKAVNLTASFEVRGGNLTAIFSWDLSTVLRHRQLTGYQVTWAEVIPTSRHNNNKLPHSLISQSQILPPDGNVLVVSGLQPASLYRLEVQAITAEGEGPATSRTFQTPEHKSTLKHRPRLRKHHHKQPIIERH